The following proteins are encoded in a genomic region of Natrarchaeobius halalkaliphilus:
- a CDS encoding DUF5786 family protein — MGFGSYDESEQNQQTASDEDDVEAVNVHENDHDGQLSFESDLSTDELVSQLGSMKDDDEE; from the coding sequence ATGGGTTTTGGTAGCTACGACGAATCCGAGCAGAACCAACAGACGGCCAGTGACGAGGACGACGTAGAAGCGGTTAACGTCCACGAAAACGACCACGACGGACAGCTGTCGTTCGAGTCGGATCTTTCGACCGACGAGCTCGTCTCCCAGCTCGGATCGATGAAAGACGACGACGAAGAGTAA
- a CDS encoding helix-turn-helix domain-containing protein, protein MSIETADMDVERAGLRSLADGGIVAQLRLDHPDLVLRPTLERVPDVTVQPEYWTTIDTDRTLLFLTAYGSSFGAFETALETDSTVRDPVLVDRYPDRHVYRVTLADGTRTVIARTAEVGGRVLELSSTRDGWLVQLRFPTRDALVRFNEFCRAHGISVTVDHLRRSDDDNEGVVALTDKQEKLLTVAHEEGYFEVPRGISQDELADRLGVSKSAISQRLRRAIGELCDASLSSPP, encoded by the coding sequence ATGAGTATCGAAACCGCGGATATGGATGTCGAGCGAGCCGGTCTTCGCTCTCTAGCCGACGGTGGAATCGTCGCCCAGCTTCGACTCGATCACCCGGACCTCGTCTTGCGTCCAACGCTCGAGCGCGTTCCCGACGTCACGGTCCAGCCCGAGTACTGGACGACCATCGACACCGATCGAACGCTTCTGTTTCTCACTGCCTACGGTAGCTCATTTGGCGCGTTCGAGACCGCCCTCGAGACGGATTCGACGGTTCGAGATCCGGTCCTCGTCGATCGCTATCCCGACCGGCACGTCTACCGGGTCACGCTTGCCGATGGAACCCGGACCGTCATCGCCCGGACCGCCGAGGTGGGAGGTCGGGTGCTCGAACTCTCGAGCACGCGCGACGGCTGGCTCGTTCAGCTTCGGTTTCCGACCAGAGACGCGCTGGTTCGATTCAACGAGTTTTGTCGCGCTCACGGTATTTCCGTCACGGTCGACCACCTTCGGCGGTCGGACGACGATAACGAGGGCGTCGTCGCGCTGACCGACAAACAAGAGAAGTTACTCACGGTCGCACACGAGGAAGGATACTTCGAGGTTCCACGCGGGATCTCACAGGACGAACTCGCGGATCGCCTCGGCGTCTCGAAGTCAGCGATCTCACAGCGGCTTCGCCGGGCGATCGGTGAACTCTGTGACGCGTCGTTGTCGTCGCCGCCGTAG